The genomic stretch CCCCCCGCCCCGCCGCTCAAGGAAATCCAGGTCGTCCGCGTCGGCGGTGGCTGGCGCTATGCACTGGTCGCGATGGTATCGGGCGCGTTCGGCGTCGCCGCTGCGGTGCTGCTGCTGTCGTGAAGCCCGCCGCCCCGCTCTGGCTGGCGGCGCCGTCGCGCTTTGCGGGGCTGTCCCGGAAGCGGGCGCGGTGGGTGCTCGCGCTCGTCGCGCTCGGGCTGCTGCTGGCGCTCACCGCACTCGCCTCGGTCGGCCCGGCCCCGGTCAGCGGCGCAGGCGCCCCCAGCCGCGACGACCAGAGCGACGTGGTCCTCTATGAATCGATCGTCGACGGCATCCGCCACGGCGGCGATTACTACACCGTCGCCGCCGGAGCCTTGCGCGCGGGCGACTATCCGCTGCGCCCCTTCGTCACCTTCCGCCTGCCCGGTCTGGCGCAAATTCAGGCGCACATGCCCGCGATTATTGTCATTATATCTTTGTATTTGCTGTCTTTTTGTGTCGTTATCGCCTGGGCGATCCGTCTGCGTGAAGCCTTGCGCGGCTGGGCACCGCTCACCATCGCGCTGGCGCTGGTCGCGGGCGGGATGATGGCCTTTGTCCAGAGCGATCTCTGGGCCTTCCACGAAATCTGGGCGGGCCTGCTGATCGCGCTGTCGCTCGCGCTGCGCCGCCCCGATCGCTGGCTGACCGCAGTGGCGATCGCGCTGATCGCGATGCTGATCCGCGAGACTGCGGCGCTCTACGCGCTGGTCATGCTGGGCATGGCGTGGCGCGACGGCGCCCGGCGCGAGGCGCTGGGATGGGCCGTCGCGCTGGCGCTGTTCGCCGCGGCGCTGGGCGCCCATGCCTTCGCGGTCATGGCCGTGACGACCCCCGCCGACCCCGCATCGCCCGGCTGGGCGGGACTGCACGGGCCGGGCTTTGCGGTGCAGGCCGTCGCGCTGTCGACCGCGGTGCGGCTGTTCCCGCTGTGGATCGCGGCGCCGCTGGTCGCGCTGTCGCTGTTCGGCTGGGCGGCGTGGCGCGATCCGCTGGGAAGCCGTGTGTGGGCAACGATCGCCACGTTCGGCGCACTCCTGGCGCTCGCCGCGCGGCCCGACACCTTCTACTGGGCGCTGATGATCGCCCCGCTTTCGCTCGTCGGGCTGGTGTTCGTCCCCGACGGACTGCGTGACCTGATGCGGCAGGCGCTCGACAAACGCCGCATAACGGTGACAAGGGTAACGCGATGAAGCGGATATTGCTGATCATCGGGGGAGGCATCGCCGCGTACAAGGCGTGCGAACTGGTCCGGGCGTGCCGCAGGGCCGGGATCGGTGTGACCTGCGTGCTCACTGAAGGCGGCCAGCATTTCGTGACCCCCATGACCCTCGCCGCGCTGTCCGAGCATCAGGTCTACACCACCCTGTGGGACCTGAAGGACGAGGCCGAGATGGGCCATATCCAGCTCAGCCGCGAGGCCGATCTCGTCGTCATCGCCCCCGCCACTGCCGATTTGCTGGCGAAGATGGCGGCGGGCCTTGCCGACGACCTCGCCACGACGCTCCTGCTCGCCACCGACAAGCCGGTGCTCGCCGCCCCCGCGATGAACGTCCGAATGTGGAGCCACGCCGCCACCTGCCGCAACGTCGCGCAGCTCCGCGCGGACGGGGTGACCGTGCTCGAACCCGACGAAGGGCCGATGGCGTGCGGCGAGTTCGGCGCGGGCCGCCTGCCCGAACCCGATGCGATACTGGCGGCGATCCAGGCCGCGCTGGGCGGCGACGGCGGACGGCTGGCCGGGCGCCATGTCCTCGTCACCGCAGGGCCGACGCATGAACCGATCGATCCGGTCCGCTACATCGCCAATCGCTCCTCGGGGAAACAGGGCTATGCCATCGCCGCCGCGCTCGCCCGGCTCGGCGCGCGGGTGACGCTGGTCTCGGGGCCGGTCGCGCTTCCCACGCCCTCCGGCGTAACCCGCGTCGATATCGAGACGGCACAGGACATGGCCAATGCCGTCGCCGCCGCGCTCCCCGCCGATGCGGCGGTAATGGTCGCCGCCGTGGGCGACTGGCGCGCCGAGACGGCCGGACAGAAGATCAAGAAGGGCGATGCCCCGCCGACGCTCGCGCTGTCCGAGAACCCCGACATCCTCGCGCTGCTCGCCCGCAGCCCGCACCGCCCCCGGCTGGTGATCGGCTTCGCGGCGGAGACCGAGCATGTCGTCGACCACGCCACCGCCAAGCGCACGCGCAAGGGCGCCGACTGGATCGTCGCCAACGACGTGTCCGGCGACGTGATGGGCGGCCCCGATAACAGCATCCACCTGATCACGGCGAACGGCGTCGAAAGCTGGGAACGGATGCCCAAGGAAGCGGTCGCCCAGCGACTGGCCGAACGGATTGCCGATGCGCTTTAGCCCCGCCCTGCTCCTGCCGCTGCTCGTCGCCGCGTGCGCCACCCCCGCGGTCGAGCGATCGCCCTTGGCCCCTGCGCTCCGCGCCGAAATCTATGGCGCGGCGCGGCCCGCGACGGTTGCGACGCTGGTCGTGGTGCTGCACGGCGATGCGGGCGCGGACCATTATCGCTTCGCCGAAGCGGCGGCGCGCGCGATCCCCGGCAGCGTCGCCGTCGCGCTGCTGCGCCCCGGCTATGCCGATGCGGCAGGGCGCACCTCGCCCGGCGAGCGCGGCGCCGGGACTGGCGACAATTACACCCCCGATCGGATCGCCGCCGTCGCCGAGACGATCGCGCGGCTCCGCCACCGCTATGACCATGCCCGCGTCGTCCTGGTCGGCGATGCCGGCGGCGCGGCGGTTGCCGCGAACCTTGCCGGGATTCGCCCGGCGCTGGTCGACGGGCTGGTGCTAGTCGGTTGCCCCTGCACGCTGCCCGAATGGCGGCGCTACATGCAGCGCCAGGCGCCGGGCCAGCCCTGGGCCGCGACGGTCGCCAGCATGGACCCGCTCAAGACCGCGGGCGGGCTGCTGCCCACGCTGCGCGCCGCCGTGCTCGTAGGCGCCGACGACAAGGTGACGCCGGTGCCCTTTTCGCGCGCCTATGCCGAGGCGCTGACGCTGCGCGGCATCGCCACCGATTATCGCATCATCCCGGGCAAGGGGCATGACCTGCTCGGCGATCCCGAAGTGCTCGCCGCCACCCAGCGGCTGGCCGCCGCGCTGCCCAAGAGGATCTGACATGCTGCCCCCGATCCGCATCGCGCTCCAGCGCCTGCCGCATGGCCAGGGGCTTCCCCTGCCCGCCTATGCGACCGCCGGTGCTGCGGGCATGGACGTCGTGGCGGCGGAGGATGCGCTGCTCGCACCGGGCGCGCGTCAGGCGATCGCGACCGGATTCGCAATGGCGATCCCCGAGGGGTTCGAGGTCCAGGTCCGTCCGCGCTCGGGGCTGGCGCTCAAGCACGGGATCACCTGCCTCAACACCCCCGGAACGATCGACAGCGACTATCGCGGCGAAGTGAAGGTGATCCTCGCCAATCTGGGCGATGCGCCTTTCCCGATCGCCCGCGGCGACCGGATCGCGCAACTCGTCCCTGCCCCGGTCCAGCGCGCGCTGCTGGAAGAAACCGACTCGCTGGACGCCACCGCGCGGGGCAGCGGCGGCTTCGGATCGACCGGCACATGATCGCCGCGCTCACCCCGGTCATCGCGATCGTCGCCCCCGCACAGGCCGCGACGATCGACTGGAACGGCCTCGCGCCGCTTCCCTATCGCGCGCCGCCGATCGTGACTGCGGAAATGCACCAGTTCGTCCAGCGCGAGACGAT from Sphingomonas hengshuiensis encodes the following:
- the coaBC gene encoding bifunctional phosphopantothenoylcysteine decarboxylase/phosphopantothenate--cysteine ligase CoaBC — its product is MKRILLIIGGGIAAYKACELVRACRRAGIGVTCVLTEGGQHFVTPMTLAALSEHQVYTTLWDLKDEAEMGHIQLSREADLVVIAPATADLLAKMAAGLADDLATTLLLATDKPVLAAPAMNVRMWSHAATCRNVAQLRADGVTVLEPDEGPMACGEFGAGRLPEPDAILAAIQAALGGDGGRLAGRHVLVTAGPTHEPIDPVRYIANRSSGKQGYAIAAALARLGARVTLVSGPVALPTPSGVTRVDIETAQDMANAVAAALPADAAVMVAAVGDWRAETAGQKIKKGDAPPTLALSENPDILALLARSPHRPRLVIGFAAETEHVVDHATAKRTRKGADWIVANDVSGDVMGGPDNSIHLITANGVESWERMPKEAVAQRLAERIADAL
- a CDS encoding alpha/beta fold hydrolase, which produces MRFSPALLLPLLVAACATPAVERSPLAPALRAEIYGAARPATVATLVVVLHGDAGADHYRFAEAAARAIPGSVAVALLRPGYADAAGRTSPGERGAGTGDNYTPDRIAAVAETIARLRHRYDHARVVLVGDAGGAAVAANLAGIRPALVDGLVLVGCPCTLPEWRRYMQRQAPGQPWAATVASMDPLKTAGGLLPTLRAAVLVGADDKVTPVPFSRAYAEALTLRGIATDYRIIPGKGHDLLGDPEVLAATQRLAAALPKRI
- the dut gene encoding dUTP diphosphatase, which encodes MLPPIRIALQRLPHGQGLPLPAYATAGAAGMDVVAAEDALLAPGARQAIATGFAMAIPEGFEVQVRPRSGLALKHGITCLNTPGTIDSDYRGEVKVILANLGDAPFPIARGDRIAQLVPAPVQRALLEETDSLDATARGSGGFGSTGT